The Castanea sativa cultivar Marrone di Chiusa Pesio chromosome 11, ASM4071231v1 genome contains a region encoding:
- the LOC142615730 gene encoding putative polygalacturonase, whose product MEFSRSHVRAQVLKTVSVLVVVALLSLRGAESRRARIQQGGFLKYRAINCRSHSASLTDFGGVADGKTSNTKAFQAAIDKLSQYASDGGAQLYIPAGKWLTGSFSLTSHFTLYLDKDAVLLASQDMNEWPVLKPLPSYGRGRDAAAGRYTSLIFGTNLTDVVVTGDNGTIDGQGAFWWTNFHRGKLKYTRPYLIELMFSDNVQISNLTLLNSPSWNVHPVYSSNIVVQGITIIAPVKSPNTDGINPDSCTNIRIEDCYIVSGDDCIAVKSGWDEYGIAFGWPTKQLVIRRLTCISPYSAAIALGSEMSGGIQDVRAEDIVAIQTESAVRIKTAIGRGAYVKDIYVKKMSLHTMKWVFLMSGNYKAHPDNKYDPNALPVIQGINYRDVVAENVTVAGRLEGISGDPFTGICMSNVTIGMASKAKKMSWRCSDVAGITSGVTPPPCDLLADQGPEKITTCDFPEDTLPIDMVEFKECSYRMDYV is encoded by the exons ATGGAGTTCTCGAGAAGTCACGTGAGAGCTCAA GTGTTAAAGACAGTTTCAGTACTTGTAGTTGTGGCCTTGTTGAGTCTAAGAGGAGCTGAAAGCAGAAGAGCCAGGATTCAGCAGGGTGGGTTCTTGAAGTACAGAGCTATTAACTGCAGATCTCACAGTGCATCCCTGACGGATTTTGGTGGTGTTGCTGATGGAAAAACATCAAACACAAAGGCATTTCAGGCTGCAATCGATAAACTAAGCCAATATGCATCGGATGGCGGCGCTCAGCTATACATTCCTGCAGGAAAATGGTTGACCGGCAGCTTCAGCCTCACCAGCCACTTCACTCTCTATCTAGATAAGGATGCTGTTCTCCTTGCTTCCCAG GATATGAACGAATGGCCTGTGCTCAAACCATTGCCATCATACGGTCGAGGAAGGGATGCGGCAGCCGGAAGGTACACCAGTCTCATTTTTGGAACAAACCTGACAGACGTTGTTGTCACAG GGGACAATGGCACAATTGATGGTCAGGGAGCATTCTGGTGGACAAACTTCCACAGGGGAAAGCTAAAATACACTCGTCCTTACCTGATAGAACTCATGTTCTCAGACAATGTTCAGATTTCAAATCTAACGCTCCTAAACTCTCCTTCATGGAATGTTCATCCTGTTTACAGTAG CAATATAGTTGTGCAAGGGATCACGATCATCGCTCCAGTTAAATCTCCAAACACTGATGGTATCAATCCAG ACTCTTGCACAAACATTAGAATAGAAGACTGTTACATAGTCTCTGGGGATGACTGTATAGCCGTTAAGAGCGGTTGGGATGAGTATGGCATAGCATTTGGGTGGCCAACCAAACAACTAGTAATCAGACGGCTGACATGCATTTCCCCATACAGCGCCGCGATCGCATTGGGAAGCGAGATGTCAGGCGGGATCCAGGATGTGAGGGCTGAAGACATCGTGGCCATCCAAACCGAATCAGCGGTGCGGATCAAAACAGCCATAGGGAGAGGAGCATACGTGAAAGACATATACGTGAAGAAAATGAGCTTGCACACAATGAAATGGGTATTTTTGATGTCTGGCAATTATAAGGCACACCCTGATAATAAATATGACCCCAATGCCCTGCCAGTGATACAAGGGATTAACTATAGGGATGTAGTGGCAGAGAATGTAACAGTGGCAGGTAGATTGGAAGGGATTTCTGGTGATCCCTTTACTGGCATTTGTATGTCAAATGTGACCATTGGGATGGCTTCTAAGGCGAAGAAGATGTCGTGGAGGTGCAGCGATGTTGCCGGAATTACGAGTGGCGTGACTCCCCCGCCGTGTGATTTACTAGCTGATCAAGGGCCGGAGAAGATCACCACATGTGATTTTCCAGAGGACACTTTACCGATAGATATGGTAGAGTTTAAGGAGTGCTCTTATAGAATGGATTATGTGTGA